In the Leptotrichia sp. oral taxon 847 genome, one interval contains:
- the gap gene encoding type I glyceraldehyde-3-phosphate dehydrogenase, translated as MAVKVAINGFGRIGRLALRLMSEQTDKFEVVAINDLTDSKMLAHLFKYDSSQGRFNGTIEVKEGAFVVNGNEIKVFAEADPEKLPWGKLGVDVVLEATGFFATKEKAEKHVKAGAKKVVITAPGGNDVKTVVYNVNHEILDGSETVISGASCTTNCLAPMAKALNDKFGIVTGTMTTIHAYTGDQNTLDAPHRKGDLRRARAAAVNIVPNSTGAAKAIGLVVPELNGKLDGAAQRVPVPTGSLTELVSILNKKVTVDEVNAAMKAASTESFGYTEEPLVSSDIVGIHFGSLFDATQTKIVQNGDTQLVKTVSWYDNEMSYTSQLIRTLGYFASKISK; from the coding sequence ATGGCAGTTAAAGTAGCAATTAATGGATTTGGAAGAATTGGGAGATTAGCATTAAGATTAATGTCTGAACAAACAGATAAATTTGAAGTTGTAGCAATTAATGACTTAACAGATTCTAAAATGTTAGCTCATTTATTCAAATACGATTCATCTCAAGGAAGATTCAACGGAACTATTGAAGTTAAAGAAGGAGCTTTCGTAGTAAACGGAAATGAAATTAAAGTTTTCGCAGAAGCTGATCCTGAAAAATTACCTTGGGGTAAATTAGGAGTAGACGTAGTATTAGAAGCAACAGGTTTCTTTGCAACTAAAGAAAAAGCTGAAAAACACGTAAAAGCAGGAGCTAAAAAAGTAGTTATTACTGCACCTGGTGGAAACGATGTTAAAACTGTAGTTTACAACGTAAACCACGAAATCTTGGATGGTTCAGAAACAGTTATTTCAGGAGCTTCTTGTACAACTAACTGTTTAGCACCAATGGCTAAAGCATTAAATGATAAATTTGGAATTGTAACTGGAACAATGACAACTATCCACGCTTACACAGGAGACCAAAATACATTAGATGCACCACACAGAAAAGGTGATTTAAGAAGAGCAAGAGCTGCTGCAGTAAATATCGTACCTAACTCAACAGGAGCTGCAAAAGCAATTGGATTAGTAGTACCTGAATTAAACGGAAAATTAGATGGAGCTGCTCAAAGAGTACCTGTTCCAACTGGTTCATTAACTGAATTAGTATCTATCTTAAACAAAAAAGTAACTGTTGATGAAGTAAATGCAGCAATGAAAGCAGCATCAACTGAATCATTCGGATATACTGAAGAACCATTAGTATCTTCTGACATCGTTGGAATTCACTTTGGATCATTATTTGATGCAACTCAAACTAAAATTGTTCAAAATGGAGATACTCAATTAGTTAAAACAGTATCTTGGTATGACAATGAAATGTCTTATACTTCTCAATTAATCAGAACTTTAGGATATTTTGCAAGTAAAATTTCTAAATAA
- a CDS encoding cell division protein FtsQ/DivIB yields MKNIIKILFILFLLLGIIFFCKRFIDSDYFKVQEVVVNGNTKLLQRDVTEQVEKMKGKNIVYLNTKEIENFLRNDARVKKVSITKQFPSKILFNIEERQPYAYVRKGENLFLADDELNIYGDKLEDSPKSMPIIEYTDEASLEGIKIIISKIKNKDFYSMISEIRKTPKSYEILLVNGVIFRTDTDVTEKKYDDTYKAYDQIIRKEGPLTYIDLRFKDIYKK; encoded by the coding sequence ATGAAAAATATAATTAAAATATTGTTTATATTATTTTTGCTGTTAGGAATTATATTTTTTTGCAAGAGATTTATTGATTCCGATTATTTTAAAGTCCAAGAAGTTGTAGTAAATGGAAACACAAAACTTTTACAGCGGGATGTGACAGAACAAGTTGAAAAAATGAAAGGAAAAAATATTGTTTATTTAAATACCAAAGAAATTGAAAATTTTTTAAGAAATGATGCGAGAGTAAAAAAAGTTTCAATTACAAAACAGTTTCCGAGCAAAATATTATTTAACATTGAGGAAAGACAACCTTATGCGTATGTAAGAAAAGGAGAAAATTTATTTCTGGCAGATGATGAGTTAAATATTTATGGAGATAAATTAGAAGATTCACCAAAGAGTATGCCGATTATCGAATACACAGATGAAGCAAGCTTGGAAGGAATTAAAATTATAATTTCCAAAATAAAAAATAAAGATTTTTATTCAATGATTTCAGAAATAAGAAAAACTCCTAAAAGTTACGAAATATTACTCGTAAATGGTGTGATATTTAGAACAGATACTGATGTAACTGAAAAAAAATACGATGATACGTATAAAGCGTATGACCAAATAATAAGGAAAGAAGGACCATTGACTTATATAGATTTGAGATTTAAAGACATCTATAAAAAATAA
- a CDS encoding RNA-binding S4 domain-containing protein codes for MRLDKFLKVTRIIKRRTVAKELADNGNITVNGEVKKSSYEVKKNDIFEIKYFNKNIKVKVLDLPPESLKKELIENYIQIIQ; via the coding sequence ATGAGATTAGATAAATTTTTAAAAGTTACAAGAATTATAAAAAGAAGAACTGTAGCAAAAGAATTGGCCGACAATGGCAATATCACTGTAAATGGTGAAGTAAAAAAATCTTCTTATGAAGTGAAAAAAAATGATATTTTTGAAATAAAATATTTTAACAAAAATATAAAAGTAAAAGTTTTGGATTTGCCACCAGAAAGCTTGAAAAAAGAGCTTATAGAAAATTATATACAAATTATTCAATAA
- the murB gene encoding UDP-N-acetylmuramate dehydrogenase: MEVIKNAQMSEYSNMKVGGIAKELIFVEEKNELKEIIDTRKKFFILGNGTNTLIYDGNLDISFISLKKLQKISVEEKNKDFDLVRVESGLDLDDLIKFMEENNYTGLENITGIPGSVGGLVNMNGGAYGTEIFDCIEEVEVCKHDGKIERIKTKDLHFKYRTTEIKENKWIVISALFKFKFGFDKAVSEDKREQRKLKHPLDLPNLGSTFKNPKGKFAARLISDAGLKGYQVGGARISEKHPNFITNVGNATFNDVISVIEHVKKVVLEKFDIQLDTEIIILK; this comes from the coding sequence ATGGAAGTTATAAAAAACGCACAAATGAGTGAATATTCCAATATGAAAGTTGGAGGAATAGCCAAGGAATTGATTTTTGTGGAAGAAAAAAATGAATTAAAAGAAATCATAGATACGAGAAAAAAATTTTTCATTTTAGGAAACGGAACAAATACTTTAATATATGATGGAAATCTTGATATAAGTTTTATTTCATTAAAAAAATTACAAAAAATTTCTGTGGAGGAAAAAAATAAAGATTTTGATTTAGTGAGAGTGGAATCTGGCTTGGATTTGGATGATTTAATCAAATTTATGGAAGAAAATAACTACACTGGACTTGAAAATATTACAGGAATTCCTGGTTCTGTCGGAGGACTTGTCAATATGAACGGCGGAGCTTATGGAACTGAAATTTTTGATTGCATAGAGGAAGTGGAAGTATGTAAACATGATGGAAAAATAGAAAGAATAAAGACAAAAGATTTACATTTTAAATACAGAACAACTGAAATAAAAGAAAATAAATGGATTGTCATTTCAGCGCTATTTAAATTTAAATTTGGATTTGATAAGGCTGTCTCAGAGGATAAAAGGGAGCAAAGAAAATTAAAACATCCACTTGATTTGCCAAATTTAGGAAGCACATTTAAAAATCCAAAAGGAAAATTTGCGGCAAGACTTATATCGGATGCTGGATTAAAGGGATATCAAGTGGGAGGTGCCAGAATTTCTGAAAAGCATCCAAACTTTATCACCAATGTGGGAAATGCTACTTTTAATGACGTAATTTCAGTAATTGAACACGTAAAAAAAGTAGTTTTAGAAAAATTTGACATACAGTTGGACACAGAAATTATTATTTTAAAATAA
- a CDS encoding phosphate/phosphite/phosphonate ABC transporter substrate-binding protein — translation MKKNIFKILTLAIALFFMVSCSKKSDTIKIVFLPNEANESLKKSRDEFANIIQKATGKKVEIITTTDYNITVENIVSGQAQITYLGAEAYLKARERSKDIEAVLTNAGESGTLKDSLYYSFIAVRSEDAAKYKTGNIFDLKKLKGKTIGFVTNSSTSGFKIPGKVIADEFGIKNTDELIEPNKVFSKVVFGASHPGTQVLLFKGDVDVATFAIPKSFTTYELTSGTDFRAGATYTVKKGAVAPFGQYAGKSFTVIRSIPVYNGPIVFNTKTLSKEDQEKIKKALMSKEVTNNPYIFSPKETTKTSKIRGLFLRENPNIGFIETNTAWYESMKGIK, via the coding sequence ATGAAAAAAAATATTTTTAAAATTTTAACTTTGGCTATTGCACTATTTTTTATGGTAAGCTGTTCTAAAAAAAGCGACACTATAAAAATCGTCTTTTTACCAAATGAAGCAAATGAGTCATTAAAAAAATCACGAGATGAATTTGCAAATATTATTCAAAAAGCAACAGGAAAAAAAGTGGAAATTATAACTACTACGGATTATAATATCACAGTTGAAAATATCGTATCTGGACAAGCACAAATTACTTATCTCGGTGCTGAAGCCTATTTAAAAGCAAGAGAGCGCTCAAAAGATATTGAAGCTGTTCTTACAAATGCTGGGGAAAGCGGAACTCTAAAAGATTCCCTATATTACAGCTTTATCGCCGTTCGTAGTGAAGATGCCGCTAAATATAAAACTGGAAACATCTTTGACTTAAAAAAATTAAAAGGAAAAACAATTGGATTTGTTACAAACAGTTCAACTTCAGGGTTTAAAATTCCTGGAAAAGTCATAGCTGATGAATTTGGAATAAAAAATACAGATGAATTAATTGAGCCAAATAAAGTATTCTCAAAAGTTGTCTTTGGTGCTTCACATCCTGGAACGCAAGTTTTACTATTTAAAGGAGATGTTGATGTGGCAACATTTGCCATTCCAAAATCATTTACAACTTATGAATTGACTTCTGGTACTGACTTTAGAGCTGGTGCAACTTACACAGTTAAAAAGGGAGCTGTTGCGCCATTCGGACAATACGCTGGAAAAAGTTTCACTGTAATTCGTTCAATTCCTGTTTACAACGGGCCTATTGTATTTAACACAAAAACTTTGTCAAAAGAAGATCAAGAAAAAATCAAAAAAGCTTTGATGTCTAAAGAAGTTACTAATAATCCATATATTTTTAGCCCAAAAGAAACAACAAAAACTTCTAAAATAAGAGGATTATTTTTAAGAGAAAATCCAAATATTGGATTCATTGAAACAAATACCGCTTGGTACGAAAGCATGAAAGGTATCAAATAA
- a CDS encoding FUSC family protein, with protein MKNYIKDFFKIRRIDATMDLPILCSLCMAIPIFTGYFTNNFRNAMISALAGIIVVYFPLFGSLKEKMSVLLGCSFGFIFSYSAGLIFSFNKIIIVFILGFASFIIHYVVLHFELKPPRSFFFIMVCATASSLPHLPISKIAENVGYLTFGTLSTCVIAFVYSLFFQNKIKNKKLNLVKLEKKINLEDEKNKKIESLIVGIFMSLSLAIGFLLKIKNPYWICVACIAIMQGTSKIHVFKRSIQRMCGTILGVGFCYLILIVSQNNIFYICVSIVVLQFIVEYLVPRNYGIAVIFITPLTILLSEAGSLTLNNHFLFIFSRFENTIIGSILGLIGGFLIFTEGKKIFYKK; from the coding sequence ATGAAAAATTACATTAAAGATTTTTTTAAAATAAGAAGAATCGATGCAACAATGGATTTACCAATACTTTGTAGCTTATGTATGGCAATTCCGATATTTACTGGATATTTTACAAATAATTTTAGAAATGCGATGATTTCAGCGTTAGCGGGAATTATAGTTGTTTATTTTCCACTTTTTGGGAGCTTAAAAGAAAAAATGTCTGTTCTTTTGGGGTGTTCATTTGGATTTATATTTTCATATTCGGCAGGACTTATCTTTAGTTTTAATAAAATTATAATCGTTTTTATTTTGGGATTTGCTTCTTTTATCATACATTATGTAGTTTTACATTTTGAGTTAAAGCCACCTAGAAGTTTTTTCTTTATTATGGTTTGTGCAACTGCAAGTTCCCTTCCGCACTTACCAATTTCAAAAATAGCGGAAAATGTCGGTTATTTAACATTTGGAACACTTTCTACTTGTGTCATAGCTTTTGTTTATAGCTTGTTTTTTCAAAACAAAATAAAAAATAAAAAATTAAATTTAGTAAAACTTGAAAAGAAAATTAATTTGGAAGATGAAAAAAATAAAAAAATTGAAAGTCTTATAGTTGGAATTTTTATGAGTCTCTCTCTTGCAATAGGATTTTTGTTAAAAATCAAAAATCCTTATTGGATTTGTGTAGCTTGTATTGCAATCATGCAAGGGACATCTAAAATTCATGTGTTTAAACGAAGTATTCAAAGAATGTGTGGAACAATTTTGGGAGTTGGATTTTGTTATTTAATACTTATCGTTTCCCAAAATAATATATTTTATATATGTGTTTCAATAGTTGTTTTGCAGTTTATTGTGGAATATTTAGTGCCGAGAAATTATGGAATAGCTGTAATTTTTATAACACCACTTACAATTTTACTGTCAGAAGCTGGAAGTCTTACATTAAATAATCATTTTTTGTTTATTTTCAGTCGTTTTGAAAATACCATAATTGGAAGTATATTAGGTTTGATAGGTGGGTTTTTAATATTTACTGAAGGAAAGAAAATTTTTTATAAAAAATAG
- the ftsZ gene encoding cell division protein FtsZ yields the protein MENFNSTVKLKVVGVGGAGGNAINDMIESNITTVEFVAINTDQQDLDRSKATSKVLLGRGTGAGADPEKGRSAARDSEDKIKEVLEGTDMLFITAGMGGGTGTGASPIIAEVAKSMGILTVAIVTKPFSFEGPIKKNNALAGIKNLKENVDTLIAIPNDKLFEIPGMNITLLNAFKEANSILKIGIKGISDLIMKQGVINLDFADIRSIMQNSGIAMLGFGEANGDEKAKSATTQALNSPLLEKSIEGARKILINITAGPDVSLNEINEVANTVTAKAGSEPNLIWGYILEEELEGTISVSIVATDFQDNVLPNLGESDNVSKTVRFAPEEKKVEINSESIDEDLEKPNVFAENKEDNKEEYDEEDSDEDNMSDFVLPPFFQE from the coding sequence ATGGAAAATTTTAATAGTACAGTGAAATTAAAAGTAGTAGGAGTAGGCGGAGCTGGTGGTAACGCAATAAATGATATGATTGAAAGTAACATAACAACTGTAGAGTTTGTAGCTATAAATACAGATCAGCAAGATTTAGATAGATCAAAAGCGACATCAAAAGTTCTTTTAGGAAGAGGAACAGGTGCGGGTGCAGATCCTGAAAAAGGGAGAAGTGCCGCAAGAGATTCTGAAGATAAAATAAAAGAAGTGCTAGAAGGTACAGATATGTTATTCATCACAGCAGGAATGGGTGGTGGAACAGGGACAGGAGCTTCACCAATTATAGCGGAAGTAGCGAAGTCAATGGGAATCTTAACTGTTGCAATTGTAACAAAACCTTTTAGTTTTGAAGGGCCTATCAAAAAAAATAACGCTCTAGCTGGGATTAAAAATTTAAAAGAAAATGTGGATACATTAATTGCCATCCCAAATGATAAATTATTTGAAATTCCAGGAATGAATATCACTTTGTTAAACGCTTTTAAAGAGGCAAACAGTATATTAAAAATAGGAATAAAAGGAATTTCTGATTTAATTATGAAACAAGGAGTAATAAATCTTGATTTTGCGGATATTAGATCAATTATGCAGAATTCTGGTATCGCTATGCTTGGTTTCGGGGAAGCAAATGGAGACGAAAAAGCGAAGAGCGCTACAACTCAGGCATTAAATAGTCCATTGTTGGAAAAATCAATAGAAGGTGCAAGAAAGATATTGATAAATATTACAGCTGGACCAGATGTTTCATTAAATGAAATAAACGAAGTTGCAAATACAGTTACAGCTAAAGCTGGAAGTGAACCTAACTTAATTTGGGGATATATTTTGGAAGAAGAACTGGAAGGAACAATAAGTGTATCAATTGTAGCCACAGATTTTCAGGATAACGTTTTGCCAAATCTTGGAGAAAGTGACAATGTTTCAAAAACTGTAAGATTTGCACCTGAAGAAAAAAAAGTTGAGATAAATTCAGAATCAATAGATGAAGATTTGGAAAAACCAAATGTTTTTGCAGAAAATAAAGAAGATAACAAAGAAGAATATGATGAAGAAGATTCGGATGAAGACAATATGTCTGATTTTGTATTGCCACCATTTTTTCAAGAGTAA
- a CDS encoding lipoprotein, whose translation MKKIFEVIILSSVFLVACGKNTENVNAKKNKERKNIENIAKRENIFSNNSIEAVLKIFSEKSEKNRISINKFEKLIFENRNYYYSKINSKEDSIYALDYSGINATGIFLKVNKVDRANLGVIENLVANLIQVSDSKLKDSEARAIYAEILSKLKDNELSSTLTYSNGITYGLQINSTTGEFVFFAKENDTQNASMELQDIDINGKIKIFAEENNKK comes from the coding sequence ATGAAAAAGATTTTTGAAGTCATTATTTTATCAAGTGTGTTTTTGGTTGCTTGTGGAAAAAATACGGAAAATGTCAATGCTAAAAAAAATAAAGAAAGAAAAAATATAGAAAATATTGCAAAAAGGGAAAATATTTTTTCAAATAATTCAATTGAAGCGGTACTTAAAATATTTTCTGAAAAATCTGAAAAAAATAGAATAAGCATTAACAAATTTGAAAAATTAATTTTTGAAAATAGAAATTATTATTACTCTAAAATAAATTCTAAAGAAGATTCAATTTATGCGCTTGATTATAGTGGAATAAACGCAACAGGAATATTCTTAAAAGTAAACAAGGTGGATAGGGCAAATTTGGGAGTAATTGAAAATTTAGTGGCAAATTTGATACAGGTGTCCGACAGTAAATTAAAAGACTCTGAAGCAAGAGCAATTTATGCTGAAATTTTGTCCAAATTAAAAGATAACGAGCTTTCAAGTACACTTACATATTCAAATGGAATAACTTACGGATTACAAATAAATAGCACAACAGGAGAATTTGTGTTTTTTGCAAAAGAAAACGATACACAAAATGCATCAATGGAGTTGCAAGATATTGATATCAATGGGAAAATAAAAATTTTTGCAGAAGAAAATAACAAGAAATAA